The genomic region TGCGCCGCCTTGGTAAAGCTCTCGTGACGGGCTGCTGCTTCAAAGCTTATCAGTGCGGTGGTGCTGGGAATTTTTCTGCGCATGTACGTTGCCCTCACAGATAAAGCGCATTTCTGGCCTGGTTGAATGTTACGAAGTGAGAAATTAGCACAAGCCTATGCGCAAACCTCGTTTGCCCTCTGGGCCGACCCGGCCTAGTCTGCATCCACGACTTCTGATGTTTTGCGCGAGGACTTATTCATGGCTGGCAAGGCAAGCTTCAACTGGATCGATCCGCTGCTGCTGGATCAACAGCTCACCGAAGAAGAGCGCATGGTGCGCGACAGCGCTGAGCAATTTGCTCAGGACAAGCTGGCTCCGCGTGTACTCGAAGCCTTCCGTCATGAAAAGACTGACCCGGCGATCTTCCGTGAGATGGGGGAAACCGGTTTACTGGGCGCGATGATTCCCGAGCAGTACGGCGGCAGTGGCTTGAACTACGTCAGCTATGGGTTGATTGCGCGTGAAGTGGAGCGTGTCGACTCTGGCTATCGCTCGATGATGAGCGTGCAGTCGTCACTGGTCATGGTGCCGATCAATGAATTTGGCACTGAGGCGCAGAAACAGAAGTACCTGCCTAAGCTTGCTTCTGGCGAATGGATCGGCTGTTTTGGCCTGACCGAACCTAACCATGGCTCCGACCCGGGCGCGATGATTACCCGGGCGCGCAAAGTGGATGGCGGCTATAGCCTGACCGGCGCGAAGATGTGGATTACCAACAGTCCGATCGCGGACGTGTTTGTGGTGTGGGGCAAAGACGATGCGGGCGATATCCGTGGCTTCGTCCTGGAGAAGGGGTGGAAAGGCCTGAGCGCACCGGCCATTCACGGCAAGGTCGGCCTACGGGCCTCCAT from Pseudomonas synxantha harbors:
- a CDS encoding acyl-CoA dehydrogenase; translated protein: MAGKASFNWIDPLLLDQQLTEEERMVRDSAEQFAQDKLAPRVLEAFRHEKTDPAIFREMGETGLLGAMIPEQYGGSGLNYVSYGLIAREVERVDSGYRSMMSVQSSLVMVPINEFGTEAQKQKYLPKLASGEWIGCFGLTEPNHGSDPGAMITRARKVDGGYSLTGAKMWITNSPIADVFVVWGKDDAGDIRGFVLEKGWKGLSAPAIHGKVGLRASITGEIVMDNVFVPEENIFPDVRGLKGPFTCLNSARYGISWGALGAAEFCWHTARQYTLDRQQFGRPLAATQLIQKKLADMQTEITLALQGCLRLGRMKDEGTAAVEITSIMKRNSCGKSLDIARMARDMLGGNGISDEFGVARHLVNLEVVNTYEGTHDVHALILGRAQTGLQAFY